From Dietzia sp. ANT_WB102, a single genomic window includes:
- a CDS encoding branched-chain amino acid transporter permease — protein MSATVPGTAYLLAGLGVMFLVTLALRAAPFLALTRLRDSGVVRYLGSTMPAGVMVVLVVYTLRDTTTELGSWAPAAVALMLTLAVHLAFRRAAVSIVLGTATYMLLQAWLG, from the coding sequence GTGAGCGCCACCGTGCCGGGCACCGCCTACCTGCTCGCCGGGCTGGGCGTGATGTTCCTCGTGACCCTGGCACTGCGCGCCGCCCCGTTCCTCGCCCTGACGCGGCTCCGCGACTCCGGCGTTGTCCGCTACCTGGGCAGCACGATGCCCGCCGGCGTGATGGTGGTGCTGGTCGTCTACACCCTGCGAGACACCACGACAGAGCTGGGATCGTGGGCACCCGCCGCAGTGGCGTTGATGCTCACCCTGGCCGTGCACCTGGCGTTTCGGCGGGCGGCGGTGAGCATCGTGCTCGGCACTGCAACCTACATGCTTCTGCAGGCCTGGCTGGGCTGA